One Tachypleus tridentatus isolate NWPU-2018 chromosome 3, ASM421037v1, whole genome shotgun sequence DNA window includes the following coding sequences:
- the LOC143246333 gene encoding uncharacterized protein LOC143246333 isoform X1 yields MDDKKQVSVSLALPENQVIQPQSMEETSESSTFSGQEQWIQGQPHGISPRYPMNSRSSEYSYIDPARSSSYSPRMGLLPSSSVSTFSFNQPHSQMDTHGQDLFSKYVTSASNYSVPHFQTSESLASNIAYHSPGPPYSNTFHEIHTETLRQTLTSENPVPLTGQGLSTGELKSRHFDNISHAISTTNKVSSPGISVSDGSEKLSCKTWRKESGQEQEKNINLQKPQTELPRSHDSSLTQEEMLPVSRKSNDSTLQEHSEKGNENLLTGSRDQSGPPSRPSSHFSTSPGLENRRMQELWSQNEKIQDTVEKGKSYYPHHRSQNMGFSESHFSSSNSPTPNMALPPFGNPNSLQYKLPQNVMSHIGHQQHMFHPVASSGFPSPKHMKIDQDAPVSDARANVENSFQVPSVSSTTPRQILPSMVAPVEQWEAINVANIPPPALPLIPEAAEKPKKKRKRCGECPGCLKKDNCGECGPCKSVRSHQICKMRKCDQLKTKKERASSSMMKEIPKCVQPAMEEMGRNLNGESTVIFSGQQGPEQQHNPLEQQRMQPYLAQNYNLGGGKKQSPLQGEKQMFEINSQYGNFHQNPPPSLAYNGHLPPTEIGEGNPMSVNLINEGASESGRRQFLHNQLKSLMHNHQNQEEEAFSRPGRTESYQVGTTGNPSDQLYVDNQSLSPSVVHSQNIPGGRIGHSSYTTPPGTMSGPLPPISEAMRAYAHPRGGMSPHWQSRITSRVDGTGQFSAHETSFKNSFLKDIKEENPECTTKEETHQSGYPGTTSDKHSPLNGTRYSAFYSQEVTQQEGKSSKVHHQHSVDNVEFIQGQPSFTNYPIQSTESHTHQYTQLPSIVSPFKRQNINSALVFSHPASPSQTSPSMAELTPVSESSNDNHQEGTLPPDSGNVVTSLNETGENTVNEESEPQPFLLNTTTSMNTYTNIINTYNFTSPASFCSSLYSFFSPAFGVTTTPSSVITEVNPFSASINSKLQESSSIKGGLVMSDIDSGRIDDSYGQNLYGSNHAGLPTLFAFPTGYSIASRHIVVDPSPAT; encoded by the exons ATGGACGACAAAAAGCAGGTCAGTGTGTCCTTGGCCTTGCCCGAGAATCAGGTCATCCAACCCCAATCAATGGAAGAAACTTCGGAATCGAGTACTTTTAGCGGGCAGGAACAATGGATACAAGGGCAACCTCACGGAATTTCTCCACGTTATCCAATGAACAGTAGATCTTCAGAATATTCATATATTGATCCTGCCAGATCGTCGTCTTATTCTCCAAGAATGGGACTTCTTCCTTCTTCTTCAGTATCTACTTTTTCATTTAATCAACCACATTCACAGATGGATACTCATGGACAGGATTTGTTTAGTAAATACGTTACTAGTGCTTCGAATTATTCTGTACCTCATTTCCAAACAAGCGAATCGTTAGCTTCAAACATTGCATACCATTCTCCTGGCCCTCCGTATTCTAATACTTTTCATGAAATTCACACTGAAACTCTGAGGCAAACATTGACTTCAGAAAACCCAGTTCCTTTGACGGGTCAAGGGTTATCAACTGGTGAATTAAAGTCTAGACATTTTGATAACATTTCTCATGCAATTTCAACTACTAATAAAGTATCAAGTCCAGGAATTTCTGTGTCGGACGGATCAGAAAAATTAAGCTGTAAAACCTGGAGAAAAGAAAGTGGACAAGAACAAGAAAAGAACATAAACTTACAAAAACCACAAACCGAGCTTCCAAGATCTCATGATTCTTCACTAACACAAGAGGAAATGTTGCCCGTAAGCAGAAAATCAAATGACAGTACTTTACAGGAACATTCTGAAAAAGGAAATGAAAATTTACTCACTGGTTCCAGAGACCAAAGTGGACCTCCTTCAAGACCATCTTCACACTTTTCGACTTCTCCAGGACTTGAAAATAGACGTATGCAAGAATTATGGTCGCAAAATGAAAAAATCCAAGATACAGTTGAGAAAGGAAAGTCTTATTATCCTCACCATCGCAGTCAAAACATGGGATTTTCAGAATCACACTTTTCGTCTTCCAACTCACCAACACCTAATATGGCACTTCCCCCTTTCGGAAATCCAAATTCCCTCCAATATAAGTTGCCTCAAAACGTTATGTCCCATATCGGGCATCAACAGCACATGTTCCATCCTGTTGCCAGTTCTGGTTTCCCAAGTCCAAAACACATGAAAATTGATCAAGATGCCCCTGTCTCTGACGCTAGAGCAAATGTTGAAAACTCTTTCCAAGTGCCTTCTGTCTCATCAACTACCCCAAGGCAAATTCTTCCGTCAATGGTAGCACCAGTAGAACAATGGGAAGCAATCAACGTTGCTAATATCCCACCTCCTGCACTTCCCCTTATTCCTGAAGCTGCTGAAAAAccaaaaaagaagagaaaacgTTGTGGCGAATGCCCAGGATGTCTAAAAAAAGACAACTGTGGCGAGTGTGGGCCTTGTAAAAGTGTCAGAAGTCATCAGATATGTAAGATGAGGAAGTGTGATCAACTTAAGACCAAGAAAGAAAGG GCTTCCAGTAGTATGATGAAGGAGATTCCAAAGTGTGTTCAACCTGCAATGGAAGAAATGGGACGAAACCTAAATGGTGAAAGTACAGTAATTTTCTCAGGCCAACAGGGTCCGGAGCAGCAACACAACCCTCTGGAACAACAAAGG ATGCAACCCTATCTAGCTCAAAACTATAATTTAGGCGGAGGTAAAAAACAATCTCCACTTCAaggagaaaaacaaatgtttgaaattaattcaCAGTATGgtaattttcatcaaaatccaCCACCATCCTTAGCTTATAATGGTCATTTACCTCCAACTGAAATTGGAGAGGGAAACCCAATGTCTGTTAATCTTATAAATGAAGGAGCAAGTGAATCGGGAAGACGTCAGTTTTTGCATAATCAGCTTAAGTCTCTGATGCACAATCATCAGAACCAAGAGGAAGAGGCCTTTTCAAGACCAGGACGTACAGAATCATATCAAGTGGGAACAACTGGAAATCCTAGTGATCAGCTATATGTTGACAACCAATCATTGTCTCCTTCTGTAGTTCATAGTCAAAACATCCCTGGAGGAAGAATTGGACATTCCTCATACACGACTCCACCAGGAACAATGTCTGGGCCATTACCTCCTATTTCTGAAGCAATGCGTGCTTATGCTCACCCAAGAGGAGGAATGTCTCCACATTGGCAGTCTCGCATAACATCAAGAGTAGATGGAACAGGTCAGTTCTCAGCACATGaaacttcatttaaaaattcatttttaaaggatataaaagaagaaaatccaGAATGTACAACAAAGGAAGAAACACATCAATCAGGATATCCAGGCACCACAAGTGACAAGCACAGTCCTTTGAATGGGACCAGGTATAGTGCCTTTTATAGCCAAGAAGTTACACAGCAAGAGGGTAAAAGCAGTAAGGTCCATCATCAGCATTCTGTTGATAATGTTGAGTTCATCCAAGGCCAGCCTTCTTTTACAAACTACCCAATACAAAGTACTGAATCTCACACACACCAATACACTCAACTACCTTCTATTGTTTCACCTTTTAAAAGGCAAAACATCAATTCAGCTTTAGTATTTTCTCATCCAGCATCACCATCACAGACATCACCTTCAATGGCAGAGTTAACACCAGTATCAGAAAGTTCAAATGATAACCATCAAGAAGGTACCTTACCCCCAGACTCTGGGAATGTTGTGACCTCATTGAATGAAACTGGAGAAAACACTGTTAACGAAGAGTCAGAGCCGCAGCCTTTTTTATTGAATACGACCACATCTATgaatacatatacaaatattatcaATACATATAACTTCACTTCGCCTGCATCTTTTTGTTCATCACTGTATTCCTTTTTTTCCCCTGCTTTTGGAGTTACTACAACACCATCCAGTGTGATAACAGAAGTTAATCCATTTTCAGCAAGTATAAACAGTAAATTGCAGGAATCTAGCAGTATTAAGGGAGGTCTTGTTATGTCAGACATAGATAGTGGTCGTATTGATGACTCATATGGACAAAATTTATATGGCAGTAATCATGCTGGCCTCCCTACCTTATTTGCGTTCCCAACAGGATATAGTATTGCCAGCCGCCACATAGTTGTTGATCCCAGTCCTGCCACTTAA
- the LOC143246333 gene encoding uncharacterized protein LOC143246333 isoform X2, producing the protein MDDKKQVSVSLALPENQVIQPQSMEETSESSTFSGQEQWIQGQPHGISPRYPMNSRSSEYSYIDPARSSSYSPRMGLLPSSSVSTFSFNQPHSQMDTHGQDLFSKYVTSASNYSVPHFQTSESLASNIAYHSPGPPYSNTFHEIHTETLRQTLTSENPVPLTGQGLSTGELKSRHFDNISHAISTTNKVSSPGISVSDGSEKLSCKTWRKESGQEQEKNINLQKPQTELPRSHDSSLTQEEMLPVSRKSNDSTLQEHSEKGNENLLTGSRDQSGPPSRPSSHFSTSPGLENRRMQELWSQNEKIQDTVEKGKSYYPHHRSQNMGFSESHFSSSNSPTPNMALPPFGNPNSLQYKLPQNVMSHIGHQQHMFHPVASSGFPSPKHMKIDQDAPVSDARANVENSFQVPSVSSTTPRQILPSMVAPVEQWEAINVANIPPPALPLIPEAAEKPKKKRKRCGECPGCLKKDNCGECGPCKSVRSHQICKMRKCDQLKTKKERMQPYLAQNYNLGGGKKQSPLQGEKQMFEINSQYGNFHQNPPPSLAYNGHLPPTEIGEGNPMSVNLINEGASESGRRQFLHNQLKSLMHNHQNQEEEAFSRPGRTESYQVGTTGNPSDQLYVDNQSLSPSVVHSQNIPGGRIGHSSYTTPPGTMSGPLPPISEAMRAYAHPRGGMSPHWQSRITSRVDGTGQFSAHETSFKNSFLKDIKEENPECTTKEETHQSGYPGTTSDKHSPLNGTRYSAFYSQEVTQQEGKSSKVHHQHSVDNVEFIQGQPSFTNYPIQSTESHTHQYTQLPSIVSPFKRQNINSALVFSHPASPSQTSPSMAELTPVSESSNDNHQEGTLPPDSGNVVTSLNETGENTVNEESEPQPFLLNTTTSMNTYTNIINTYNFTSPASFCSSLYSFFSPAFGVTTTPSSVITEVNPFSASINSKLQESSSIKGGLVMSDIDSGRIDDSYGQNLYGSNHAGLPTLFAFPTGYSIASRHIVVDPSPAT; encoded by the exons ATGGACGACAAAAAGCAGGTCAGTGTGTCCTTGGCCTTGCCCGAGAATCAGGTCATCCAACCCCAATCAATGGAAGAAACTTCGGAATCGAGTACTTTTAGCGGGCAGGAACAATGGATACAAGGGCAACCTCACGGAATTTCTCCACGTTATCCAATGAACAGTAGATCTTCAGAATATTCATATATTGATCCTGCCAGATCGTCGTCTTATTCTCCAAGAATGGGACTTCTTCCTTCTTCTTCAGTATCTACTTTTTCATTTAATCAACCACATTCACAGATGGATACTCATGGACAGGATTTGTTTAGTAAATACGTTACTAGTGCTTCGAATTATTCTGTACCTCATTTCCAAACAAGCGAATCGTTAGCTTCAAACATTGCATACCATTCTCCTGGCCCTCCGTATTCTAATACTTTTCATGAAATTCACACTGAAACTCTGAGGCAAACATTGACTTCAGAAAACCCAGTTCCTTTGACGGGTCAAGGGTTATCAACTGGTGAATTAAAGTCTAGACATTTTGATAACATTTCTCATGCAATTTCAACTACTAATAAAGTATCAAGTCCAGGAATTTCTGTGTCGGACGGATCAGAAAAATTAAGCTGTAAAACCTGGAGAAAAGAAAGTGGACAAGAACAAGAAAAGAACATAAACTTACAAAAACCACAAACCGAGCTTCCAAGATCTCATGATTCTTCACTAACACAAGAGGAAATGTTGCCCGTAAGCAGAAAATCAAATGACAGTACTTTACAGGAACATTCTGAAAAAGGAAATGAAAATTTACTCACTGGTTCCAGAGACCAAAGTGGACCTCCTTCAAGACCATCTTCACACTTTTCGACTTCTCCAGGACTTGAAAATAGACGTATGCAAGAATTATGGTCGCAAAATGAAAAAATCCAAGATACAGTTGAGAAAGGAAAGTCTTATTATCCTCACCATCGCAGTCAAAACATGGGATTTTCAGAATCACACTTTTCGTCTTCCAACTCACCAACACCTAATATGGCACTTCCCCCTTTCGGAAATCCAAATTCCCTCCAATATAAGTTGCCTCAAAACGTTATGTCCCATATCGGGCATCAACAGCACATGTTCCATCCTGTTGCCAGTTCTGGTTTCCCAAGTCCAAAACACATGAAAATTGATCAAGATGCCCCTGTCTCTGACGCTAGAGCAAATGTTGAAAACTCTTTCCAAGTGCCTTCTGTCTCATCAACTACCCCAAGGCAAATTCTTCCGTCAATGGTAGCACCAGTAGAACAATGGGAAGCAATCAACGTTGCTAATATCCCACCTCCTGCACTTCCCCTTATTCCTGAAGCTGCTGAAAAAccaaaaaagaagagaaaacgTTGTGGCGAATGCCCAGGATGTCTAAAAAAAGACAACTGTGGCGAGTGTGGGCCTTGTAAAAGTGTCAGAAGTCATCAGATATGTAAGATGAGGAAGTGTGATCAACTTAAGACCAAGAAAGAAAGG ATGCAACCCTATCTAGCTCAAAACTATAATTTAGGCGGAGGTAAAAAACAATCTCCACTTCAaggagaaaaacaaatgtttgaaattaattcaCAGTATGgtaattttcatcaaaatccaCCACCATCCTTAGCTTATAATGGTCATTTACCTCCAACTGAAATTGGAGAGGGAAACCCAATGTCTGTTAATCTTATAAATGAAGGAGCAAGTGAATCGGGAAGACGTCAGTTTTTGCATAATCAGCTTAAGTCTCTGATGCACAATCATCAGAACCAAGAGGAAGAGGCCTTTTCAAGACCAGGACGTACAGAATCATATCAAGTGGGAACAACTGGAAATCCTAGTGATCAGCTATATGTTGACAACCAATCATTGTCTCCTTCTGTAGTTCATAGTCAAAACATCCCTGGAGGAAGAATTGGACATTCCTCATACACGACTCCACCAGGAACAATGTCTGGGCCATTACCTCCTATTTCTGAAGCAATGCGTGCTTATGCTCACCCAAGAGGAGGAATGTCTCCACATTGGCAGTCTCGCATAACATCAAGAGTAGATGGAACAGGTCAGTTCTCAGCACATGaaacttcatttaaaaattcatttttaaaggatataaaagaagaaaatccaGAATGTACAACAAAGGAAGAAACACATCAATCAGGATATCCAGGCACCACAAGTGACAAGCACAGTCCTTTGAATGGGACCAGGTATAGTGCCTTTTATAGCCAAGAAGTTACACAGCAAGAGGGTAAAAGCAGTAAGGTCCATCATCAGCATTCTGTTGATAATGTTGAGTTCATCCAAGGCCAGCCTTCTTTTACAAACTACCCAATACAAAGTACTGAATCTCACACACACCAATACACTCAACTACCTTCTATTGTTTCACCTTTTAAAAGGCAAAACATCAATTCAGCTTTAGTATTTTCTCATCCAGCATCACCATCACAGACATCACCTTCAATGGCAGAGTTAACACCAGTATCAGAAAGTTCAAATGATAACCATCAAGAAGGTACCTTACCCCCAGACTCTGGGAATGTTGTGACCTCATTGAATGAAACTGGAGAAAACACTGTTAACGAAGAGTCAGAGCCGCAGCCTTTTTTATTGAATACGACCACATCTATgaatacatatacaaatattatcaATACATATAACTTCACTTCGCCTGCATCTTTTTGTTCATCACTGTATTCCTTTTTTTCCCCTGCTTTTGGAGTTACTACAACACCATCCAGTGTGATAACAGAAGTTAATCCATTTTCAGCAAGTATAAACAGTAAATTGCAGGAATCTAGCAGTATTAAGGGAGGTCTTGTTATGTCAGACATAGATAGTGGTCGTATTGATGACTCATATGGACAAAATTTATATGGCAGTAATCATGCTGGCCTCCCTACCTTATTTGCGTTCCCAACAGGATATAGTATTGCCAGCCGCCACATAGTTGTTGATCCCAGTCCTGCCACTTAA